One Epidermidibacterium keratini DNA segment encodes these proteins:
- a CDS encoding helix-turn-helix transcriptional regulator — protein sequence MFSEFGRQPVSVGDAILLGPNVLFSCEPECQVSVTSIRVDTDFALDQFFWQHSAVLHDRLDAPGFAEKIYSEPAQILRLGRDRAGMVVPWIDEMVALSVERRFRERFNRLQALWFAVMDVLGPFIRVSPARLTPLQRARARPVLPRSRRLAPLRPEALLAREALHENVAYRWTLHELSERVRLSPQQLTRVFVDAFGKTPIAYLTMLRVQEMARLLRESDLSVAAVGRCVGWSSRSRATEAFIEHVGLSPSRYRSMRPVVADR from the coding sequence ATGTTCAGCGAGTTCGGTCGTCAGCCGGTCAGCGTGGGCGATGCGATCCTTCTCGGCCCGAACGTATTGTTCAGCTGCGAGCCCGAGTGCCAAGTGTCGGTGACGTCGATCCGTGTCGATACCGATTTCGCTCTCGATCAGTTCTTCTGGCAGCACTCTGCGGTGCTGCACGATCGGCTTGACGCCCCCGGTTTCGCGGAGAAGATCTACTCTGAACCAGCGCAGATCCTGCGACTCGGCAGAGATCGGGCCGGGATGGTTGTGCCGTGGATTGATGAGATGGTCGCGCTCAGCGTTGAGAGACGGTTCCGAGAGAGATTCAACCGACTCCAGGCACTCTGGTTCGCTGTCATGGATGTGCTCGGACCATTCATCCGGGTCTCGCCTGCGAGGCTGACACCATTGCAGCGTGCACGCGCGCGTCCAGTGCTGCCGCGCAGTCGCAGGTTAGCCCCTCTCCGTCCGGAGGCGCTGCTGGCACGGGAGGCACTGCATGAAAACGTCGCCTATAGGTGGACACTCCACGAGCTGTCCGAGAGGGTGCGGCTCTCCCCGCAGCAATTGACCCGTGTGTTCGTCGATGCCTTCGGGAAGACCCCGATCGCGTATCTGACGATGCTTCGCGTGCAGGAGATGGCCAGGCTGCTGCGCGAGTCCGATCTTTCTGTCGCAGCAGTAGGTCGTTGCGTCGGCTGGTCCAGCCGTTCACGGGCGACGGAGGCATTCATCGAGCACGTCGGGCTCAGCCCGAGTCGCTACCGCTCCATGCGCCCGGTTGTCGCGGATAGATAG
- a CDS encoding DUF2637 domain-containing protein — protein MGGLSGRRWAVVAAASGTVLIGGGAFWLSFVALADLAVRSGITRNQAWIWPLLVDGLIVVATVAVVALDGHRAAWYPWVLLIAGALMSVSANAAHALVAADASVPGLLAAIVAAVPPLVLLASTHLTTVLTRSTRTPVPTPITPTPESGSALEVSETAGAQAQAAPLLLPELPERPRSATGIAVATPPAPAAKVLGEQTEPDRSDVPVLEAVAETPSAEPDPPTLAGAGRRERAAVLRGRGWSNKAIARELGVHASTVGRWFPRTDPAPAADQETSAVPEHHNESDEEKEQKS, from the coding sequence ATGGGCGGGCTGTCGGGGCGGCGATGGGCGGTGGTCGCGGCCGCGTCGGGGACGGTGCTGATCGGCGGCGGCGCGTTCTGGCTGAGCTTCGTCGCTCTGGCCGATCTCGCGGTGCGCTCGGGCATCACCAGGAACCAGGCGTGGATCTGGCCGCTCTTGGTGGACGGGCTGATCGTGGTCGCGACCGTCGCGGTCGTCGCCCTCGACGGGCATCGGGCGGCCTGGTACCCGTGGGTGCTGCTGATCGCCGGGGCGCTGATGTCGGTGAGCGCGAACGCCGCGCACGCCCTCGTCGCCGCTGACGCCTCCGTGCCGGGCCTGCTCGCGGCCATCGTCGCCGCGGTCCCGCCGCTCGTGCTGCTGGCCTCCACGCATCTGACGACGGTCCTGACCCGCTCCACCAGAACCCCGGTCCCCACGCCGATCACCCCCACCCCGGAGTCAGGATCGGCGCTGGAGGTCTCCGAGACCGCTGGCGCGCAGGCACAGGCCGCACCGCTCCTTCTGCCGGAGCTTCCCGAGCGGCCACGTTCGGCCACGGGCATCGCGGTAGCGACACCGCCGGCCCCGGCCGCCAAGGTGCTGGGCGAGCAGACAGAGCCTGACCGATCGGATGTGCCCGTGCTGGAGGCGGTGGCCGAAACCCCATCGGCTGAGCCCGACCCGCCAACGTTGGCAGGTGCTGGGCGGCGGGAACGGGCGGCAGTGCTGCGGGGGCGGGGCTGGTCGAACAAGGCGATCGCGCGCGAACTCGGCGTGCACGCCTCGACCGTCGGCCGCTGGTTCCCCCGCACCGATCCCGCGCCCGCCGCAGACCAGGAGACCTCGGCAGTGCCCGAGCACCACAACGAATCAGATGAGGAGAAGGAGCAGAAATCATGA
- a CDS encoding DUF6112 family protein yields the protein MDVFPDFEGLGGIGDLEEVIGALLTFVLIIAVLMLIISGIVWAIASASGNYAAAGKARTGVLVALGAAILAGAGVTWMNWLIGIGQQL from the coding sequence ATGGACGTGTTCCCCGATTTCGAGGGCCTGGGCGGCATCGGCGACCTGGAAGAGGTCATCGGCGCCCTGTTGACGTTCGTGCTCATCATCGCGGTGCTGATGCTCATTATTTCCGGCATCGTCTGGGCGATCGCGTCTGCGTCCGGGAACTACGCCGCCGCCGGCAAGGCCCGCACCGGCGTGCTCGTCGCCCTCGGGGCGGCGATCCTCGCCGGCGCCGGGGTCACGTGGATGAACTGGTTGATCGGCATCGGCCAACAACTCTGA
- a CDS encoding SCO6880 family protein, producing the protein MSNKHSAEEARTGTDLVPVKFSRLTRRGILLGLSATQLATLAVGVLSLVGAFYAGGMLIAYTAPIWVSSIVLTWMPVAGRPVVEWVPVAAWWLWRTTGGQLAYRRRIVAPRPAGTLALPGDMARLREHVDPQSGAGMIHDPHQATLTVVCEIRHPAFVLLDPGEQARRVSSWGRVLASVCRSGRIATVQVLERTLPDSGTGLAEWWAAHGSQDDSFASRTYAELIERAGPAGERHATTISLSLDMKTAARQIRTAGGGLRGAAAVLRQEMSTLTAALRSADLTPAGWLSPGQIAVILRSAYDPAVAATLERHGEIGQSLATAGPVAVTETWTRLRTDTGYHVVLWISEWPRSMVYPGFLAPLVLSSGIGRSLSLLYTPLRTDQAARDIRKKKVEHISDAAQRRRIGQIEDAAQTAEYTDVLQQEADLTAGHGVLRVTGLVAVSAPTIEELDAAVAAVEQAAIQASCETRRLVGQQAAAFTAAALPLTRPV; encoded by the coding sequence GTGAGCAACAAGCACAGCGCCGAAGAAGCGCGTACGGGCACCGACCTGGTGCCGGTGAAATTCAGCAGATTGACTCGCCGCGGCATCTTGCTGGGATTGTCCGCGACCCAGCTGGCGACCCTCGCCGTCGGAGTGCTGTCCCTGGTGGGCGCGTTCTACGCCGGCGGGATGCTCATCGCCTACACCGCCCCGATCTGGGTGTCCTCGATCGTGCTGACCTGGATGCCCGTCGCCGGGCGCCCGGTCGTGGAATGGGTGCCCGTGGCCGCCTGGTGGCTGTGGCGGACCACCGGCGGACAGTTGGCCTACCGGCGCCGCATCGTCGCTCCGAGGCCGGCGGGCACGCTCGCGCTGCCCGGTGACATGGCGCGGCTGCGCGAGCACGTCGACCCGCAGAGCGGGGCGGGCATGATCCACGACCCTCACCAGGCGACGCTGACGGTGGTGTGCGAGATCCGCCATCCCGCGTTCGTGCTCCTCGATCCCGGCGAGCAGGCCCGCCGGGTCTCCTCCTGGGGGCGGGTGCTGGCCAGCGTCTGCCGGTCCGGGCGGATCGCGACCGTGCAGGTGCTGGAGCGCACCCTGCCGGACTCGGGCACGGGCCTGGCCGAATGGTGGGCCGCCCACGGCAGCCAGGACGACTCCTTCGCATCGAGGACGTATGCCGAGCTGATCGAGCGCGCCGGGCCCGCCGGGGAGCGTCACGCCACCACGATCAGCCTCAGCCTGGATATGAAGACGGCGGCCCGGCAGATCCGGACCGCCGGCGGCGGGCTGCGGGGCGCGGCCGCGGTGCTGCGCCAGGAGATGAGCACACTGACCGCGGCGCTGCGCTCGGCGGACCTGACCCCTGCCGGGTGGCTGAGCCCGGGGCAGATCGCCGTGATCCTGCGCAGCGCCTACGACCCGGCCGTCGCCGCGACCCTGGAGCGGCACGGGGAGATCGGCCAGTCGCTGGCCACCGCCGGCCCGGTCGCGGTGACCGAGACCTGGACGAGGCTGCGCACCGATACCGGCTACCACGTCGTGCTCTGGATCAGCGAGTGGCCCCGCTCGATGGTGTATCCGGGGTTCCTCGCCCCGCTGGTGCTCTCCTCAGGGATCGGGCGATCCCTGTCGCTGCTCTACACCCCGCTGCGCACCGATCAGGCTGCCCGTGACATCCGCAAGAAGAAGGTCGAGCACATCTCCGATGCCGCGCAGCGCCGCCGGATCGGACAGATCGAGGACGCCGCCCAGACCGCCGAATACACCGACGTGCTCCAGCAGGAAGCTGACCTCACCGCCGGGCACGGCGTGCTGCGCGTGACCGGTCTGGTCGCCGTCTCGGCGCCCACCATCGAGGAACTGGACGCCGCGGTCGCCGCGGTCGAGCAGGCCGCCATCCAGGCCTCCTGCGAAACCCGCCGCCTCGTCGGCCAGCAGGCCGCCGCGTTCACAGCCGCGGCCTTGCCCCTGACCCGGCCCGTATGA
- a CDS encoding bifunctional DNA primase/polymerase has product MDASWPLGRAAMVFAQSGVPVFPCAPEGKQPITRRGFHDATTDPAQVEAWWRRFPAANIGMPTGRASGVSVVDVDVHGVNGFDAIRAARREGLVHGWETMVRSPTGGLHIYFPAADSEQPSWQAGRAGVDFRGDRGYIIVPPSRRQIDGESVLYRPTSFAPTDGRALDAQRLREFLTPPRPRPKTGPISDAGAMVDAGRMASWLSGQSTDRNLKLFWAACRLAEGNVPVSEALDAFASVEQPDFGQREITRTVESAYRTITTGVGTSTRAESVPERFGPVPAATRAGRGL; this is encoded by the coding sequence ATGGATGCGTCCTGGCCGCTGGGGCGGGCCGCGATGGTGTTCGCGCAGTCCGGGGTGCCGGTGTTCCCGTGCGCGCCGGAGGGCAAGCAGCCGATCACCCGACGCGGCTTCCACGACGCCACCACCGACCCGGCGCAGGTGGAGGCCTGGTGGCGCAGGTTCCCGGCGGCGAACATCGGCATGCCCACCGGCCGAGCCTCGGGCGTCTCCGTGGTGGATGTCGATGTGCACGGCGTCAACGGCTTCGACGCGATCCGCGCCGCGCGGCGGGAGGGGCTGGTGCATGGCTGGGAGACGATGGTGCGCTCACCGACCGGCGGCCTGCACATCTACTTCCCGGCCGCCGACAGTGAACAGCCGTCGTGGCAGGCCGGCCGTGCCGGGGTGGATTTCCGTGGGGATCGCGGCTACATCATCGTCCCGCCCTCGCGCCGCCAGATCGACGGCGAGAGCGTGCTCTACCGCCCCACCTCGTTCGCCCCCACCGACGGGCGGGCGCTGGATGCGCAGCGCCTGCGGGAGTTTCTCACCCCGCCCCGGCCCCGCCCGAAGACCGGCCCGATCTCGGATGCAGGGGCGATGGTGGATGCGGGTCGGATGGCGTCCTGGCTGAGCGGGCAGTCCACGGATCGCAATCTCAAGCTGTTCTGGGCCGCCTGCCGCCTCGCCGAGGGCAATGTGCCGGTCTCCGAGGCGCTGGATGCGTTTGCGAGCGTGGAGCAGCCGGATTTCGGGCAGCGGGAGATCACTCGCACCGTCGAGTCCGCCTACCGCACCATCACCACCGGTGTCGGCACCTCGACCCGGGCCGAGTCCGTGCCGGAGAGATTCGGGCCGGTGCCGGCTGCGACGCGGGCGGGCCGGGGGCTGTGA
- a CDS encoding M23 family metallopeptidase, with product MLKKLAIGLLALALVAPFLSMVGIGLLMNPAATWACTVPGGGLQVGEVPDELAVETRDGESFTLNKKQLTHAATIIETGSGVEGVNRDGLQIALMAALTESTLRQLSNTSVYPESADYPNDGDGSDNDSLGLFQMRPQAGWGSVPELMAPEYQARAFFGGPDGPNHPSPRGLLDIPGWQDMGKGEAAQAVEVSAFPDRYENYSPVAVTILDTLLGTTGTNVETDPGVVPAVAGAAESSRVVFPLPEGTWTATDPYGPRTHPITGEQSFHTGSDFAAPDGTPILAAADGTVTVAEYTDAWGGKVVIEHQVGGEQVATGYIHSWADGIHVEAGDRVRAGQHIADVGSSGQSTGPHLHLEVYVGGTGGEHTDPAAWLNAHDAADLPEAETGPPAGDCDPDSNGPGGEPDPAPAGDPDELVDDPTSNGQITRRTLHLYQQTIAAFPETTWSCYSPRPGTVSEHPLGRACDIAFGNAIGQMPTPAQIEAGWEVTNWMKDHAETLGVDYLIWQDKIWSLARDDEGWRDYTRGTDITTRHQDHLHVTLADSGGGA from the coding sequence GTGCTCAAGAAGCTCGCTATCGGACTGCTCGCACTGGCGCTGGTAGCACCGTTCCTGTCGATGGTCGGGATCGGGCTGCTGATGAACCCCGCCGCGACCTGGGCCTGCACCGTGCCCGGCGGCGGACTGCAAGTCGGCGAGGTGCCCGACGAGCTCGCCGTCGAAACGCGCGATGGGGAGTCGTTCACGCTGAACAAGAAGCAACTCACGCACGCGGCCACGATCATCGAGACCGGCTCCGGCGTCGAGGGCGTGAACCGTGACGGACTCCAGATCGCGCTGATGGCCGCACTGACCGAGTCGACCCTGCGGCAGCTGTCGAACACGAGCGTCTACCCGGAGTCAGCGGACTACCCGAACGATGGCGATGGCAGCGACAACGACAGCCTGGGGTTGTTCCAGATGCGCCCGCAGGCCGGGTGGGGGTCGGTCCCAGAGCTGATGGCCCCCGAGTATCAGGCGCGAGCGTTCTTCGGCGGCCCGGACGGCCCGAACCATCCCTCGCCGCGCGGGCTGCTGGACATCCCCGGCTGGCAAGACATGGGCAAAGGCGAGGCCGCCCAAGCCGTGGAGGTCTCGGCGTTCCCCGACCGGTACGAGAACTACAGCCCCGTCGCCGTCACGATCCTCGACACCCTCCTCGGCACCACAGGCACGAACGTCGAAACTGACCCTGGTGTGGTGCCTGCTGTGGCCGGGGCGGCGGAGTCTTCGCGGGTGGTGTTCCCTCTGCCCGAGGGCACGTGGACGGCGACCGACCCGTACGGGCCGCGCACCCACCCGATCACCGGGGAGCAGTCCTTCCACACCGGCAGCGACTTCGCCGCCCCGGACGGCACGCCCATCCTCGCCGCCGCCGACGGCACGGTCACCGTCGCCGAGTACACCGATGCGTGGGGCGGGAAGGTCGTCATCGAACATCAGGTCGGCGGCGAGCAGGTCGCCACCGGGTACATCCATTCCTGGGCCGACGGCATCCACGTCGAGGCCGGCGATAGGGTGCGGGCCGGGCAGCACATCGCCGACGTCGGCTCCTCGGGCCAGTCCACCGGCCCGCACCTGCACCTTGAGGTCTATGTCGGGGGCACCGGCGGTGAGCACACCGACCCCGCCGCCTGGCTGAACGCCCACGACGCCGCGGACCTGCCCGAGGCCGAGACCGGCCCACCGGCCGGCGACTGCGACCCCGACAGCAATGGGCCTGGTGGGGAGCCTGACCCTGCCCCGGCCGGTGACCCGGATGAGCTGGTCGACGACCCGACCAGTAACGGGCAGATCACCCGCCGCACCCTGCACCTGTATCAGCAGACGATCGCGGCGTTCCCCGAGACGACCTGGTCGTGCTACTCGCCACGGCCGGGCACGGTCTCGGAGCACCCGCTGGGTCGGGCCTGCGATATCGCGTTCGGCAACGCCATCGGGCAGATGCCCACGCCCGCGCAGATCGAGGCGGGCTGGGAAGTCACGAACTGGATGAAAGACCACGCCGAGACCCTCGGAGTCGACTACCTCATCTGGCAGGACAAGATCTGGTCCCTCGCCCGTGACGACGAGGGCTGGCGCGACTACACGCGCGGCACCGATATCACCACGAGGCATCAAGACCACCTCCACGTCACCCTCGCCGATTCGGGTGGTGGGGCCTGA
- a CDS encoding DUF6112 family protein: MTITTLATWTLARLAMLPMQIDIDPNDSGLPGIDQLRTIVGAVMTVGLILSVLALIVSAIVWGFGSNSSNPHLAGRGKIGVLISCGAAVICGAAVTLINFFWGVGQAV, translated from the coding sequence ATGACCATCACGACCCTCGCCACCTGGACCCTCGCCCGCTTGGCGATGCTCCCGATGCAGATCGACATCGACCCCAACGACTCGGGGCTGCCCGGCATCGACCAGCTGCGCACCATCGTCGGTGCCGTCATGACCGTCGGCCTCATCCTGTCCGTCCTCGCGCTGATCGTCTCGGCGATCGTGTGGGGCTTCGGCTCCAACTCCAGCAACCCCCACCTGGCCGGCCGCGGCAAGATCGGCGTCTTGATCTCCTGCGGTGCGGCGGTGATCTGCGGTGCCGCGGTCACGCTGATCAATTTCTTCTGGGGCGTCGGCCAGGCCGTCTGA
- a CDS encoding TraC family protein, which yields MSEKERLHTSVLVAPATERRRLRAQRRQAAARLQAEQRRREVAEAKAKAEVERAERKATRYLPAAGEPGKQTLRTPGRFRLPRHQDTSATLSAQYPFLAEGGLGSAGVFVGQDLYSGGSFVYDPWVLYQTGVITAPNVVVAGIVGSGKSSLAKSLYTRSLPFGRRVYVPGDPKGEHTEIARAVGGRAIQLGHGLPTRLNPLDEGYRPSGLSDAEWETTVASRRRDLIGALTETVLARPMSPLEHTAIDTALAETVRENEVPILPMIVDHLLSPSHDPDGRLAEDGRMVGHALRRLVAGDLSGLFDGPSTEVFDPTLPMVSLDLSRVTENSTLVSVLMTCSSAWMESALLDPNGGQRWCIYDEAWRLMSEPALLKRMDAHWRLARAYGISNMLIFHKLTDLENVGDQGSAMRSLANSLLANAESRIIYRQESDQLGTTAKTLGLTGTERELLPTLGTGQGLWRIKERSFVVQHQLHPAEYELFDTTSRMSDPGKNQPRVG from the coding sequence GTGAGCGAGAAGGAACGCCTACATACCTCCGTGCTGGTCGCCCCGGCCACCGAGCGGCGACGGCTGCGGGCGCAGCGCCGCCAGGCCGCGGCCCGGTTGCAGGCCGAGCAGCGTCGCCGCGAGGTCGCGGAAGCGAAAGCCAAGGCCGAGGTCGAGCGGGCCGAGCGCAAGGCCACTCGGTATTTGCCCGCCGCCGGGGAGCCCGGCAAGCAAACGTTGCGGACGCCGGGCCGGTTCCGGCTGCCCCGCCACCAGGACACCTCCGCGACCCTGTCGGCCCAGTACCCGTTCCTCGCCGAGGGCGGCCTGGGCTCGGCGGGCGTGTTCGTCGGCCAGGACCTCTACTCCGGGGGCTCGTTCGTCTACGACCCGTGGGTGCTGTATCAGACCGGGGTCATCACCGCCCCGAACGTCGTGGTCGCAGGGATCGTCGGCAGCGGCAAATCCTCCCTCGCCAAGAGCCTGTACACGCGCAGCCTGCCGTTCGGGCGGCGGGTCTACGTTCCCGGTGACCCGAAAGGCGAGCACACTGAGATCGCCCGCGCCGTCGGCGGGCGGGCGATCCAGCTCGGCCACGGCCTGCCCACCCGCCTCAACCCCCTCGACGAGGGCTACCGCCCCTCCGGGCTCAGCGATGCGGAGTGGGAGACGACGGTCGCCTCCCGCCGCCGCGACCTGATCGGCGCGCTCACCGAGACCGTGCTGGCCAGGCCCATGTCGCCGCTGGAGCACACCGCGATCGACACCGCCCTCGCCGAAACGGTACGGGAGAACGAGGTGCCGATCCTGCCGATGATCGTCGACCACCTCCTGTCTCCCTCCCACGACCCTGACGGGCGGCTGGCCGAGGACGGCCGCATGGTCGGACACGCGCTGCGACGACTGGTGGCTGGGGACCTCTCCGGCCTGTTCGACGGCCCGTCGACGGAGGTGTTCGACCCGACCCTGCCGATGGTGTCCCTGGACCTGTCGCGAGTCACCGAGAACTCCACGCTGGTGTCGGTGTTGATGACGTGCTCCAGCGCGTGGATGGAATCGGCGCTGCTGGACCCGAACGGCGGGCAGCGCTGGTGCATCTACGACGAAGCCTGGCGCCTCATGTCCGAACCCGCGTTGCTCAAGCGCATGGATGCGCACTGGCGGCTGGCGAGGGCGTACGGGATCAGCAACATGCTCATCTTCCACAAGCTCACCGACCTGGAAAACGTCGGCGACCAGGGCTCGGCCATGCGCTCGCTCGCGAACTCCCTGCTCGCCAATGCGGAGTCCCGCATCATCTACCGGCAGGAATCCGACCAGCTGGGCACGACCGCGAAGACCCTTGGACTGACCGGCACCGAGCGCGAGCTGCTGCCGACGCTGGGCACCGGACAAGGGCTGTGGCGGATCAAGGAACGCTCCTTCGTCGTCCAGCACCAGCTCCACCCGGCCGAGTACGAGCTCTTCGACACCACCAGCCGCATGTCCGATCCCGGAAAAAACCAACCCCGCGTAGGGTAA
- a CDS encoding ArdC-like ssDNA-binding domain-containing protein: MATREEARQQREAKLDELHEKLTGAVERLVTGEDWADAMRFAARFRSRSFNNVCLIWEQHQAAFEAGGVPEPFPTLVAGYKQWQQLGRQVEKGQAGYQILAPVTGRFASTNPADPDSWRRLNRGEKPKPGEVVRSRMVGVRPAYVWDASQTSGDPIPERPAPRLLAGEAPEGLREGLAEQVTAEGFELLWVPHEGMIGGANGLTNYSTRQVAVRTNMDDAAQVKTLAHELGHVLMHGPDQEEARQHRGIGEVEAESVALMIGAAHGMDTTGYTIPYVAGWAANVDGKNPVEVVQAAGERIRKTALSILDGLDTNQVPDGTPPGLERDGPAPKSPRQDTPGRQVAPLPAPERAAAVVLGRGL; this comes from the coding sequence ATGGCGACGAGGGAGGAAGCCCGCCAACAGCGGGAAGCGAAGCTCGACGAGCTCCACGAGAAGCTCACCGGTGCCGTCGAACGGCTGGTCACCGGTGAGGACTGGGCCGATGCGATGCGGTTCGCTGCCCGGTTCCGGTCGCGGAGCTTCAACAACGTCTGCCTGATCTGGGAGCAGCACCAGGCCGCATTCGAGGCCGGCGGGGTGCCCGAACCGTTCCCCACCCTGGTCGCGGGATACAAGCAGTGGCAGCAGCTGGGCCGACAGGTCGAGAAGGGCCAGGCCGGGTATCAGATCCTCGCCCCGGTCACTGGCAGGTTCGCCTCGACGAACCCGGCCGATCCGGACTCCTGGCGGCGTCTGAACCGGGGTGAGAAGCCGAAGCCCGGTGAGGTCGTGCGCTCCCGCATGGTCGGCGTGCGCCCGGCCTACGTCTGGGACGCCTCCCAGACCAGCGGCGATCCGATCCCCGAACGGCCAGCGCCACGGCTGCTCGCTGGCGAAGCCCCCGAAGGTCTGCGCGAGGGTCTGGCGGAGCAGGTCACGGCGGAGGGGTTCGAGCTGCTGTGGGTGCCGCACGAGGGCATGATCGGCGGCGCGAACGGGCTGACGAACTACTCGACCCGGCAAGTCGCCGTGCGCACGAACATGGACGACGCCGCGCAGGTGAAGACTCTCGCCCACGAGCTCGGGCATGTGCTGATGCATGGGCCGGACCAGGAGGAGGCGCGGCAGCATCGCGGGATCGGTGAGGTCGAGGCCGAATCGGTGGCGCTGATGATCGGCGCCGCCCACGGCATGGACACCACGGGCTACACGATCCCGTACGTGGCCGGGTGGGCGGCGAACGTCGACGGGAAGAACCCGGTCGAGGTCGTGCAGGCCGCCGGTGAGCGCATCCGCAAGACCGCGCTCAGCATCCTCGACGGCCTCGACACGAACCAGGTGCCCGACGGCACACCGCCCGGGCTGGAACGCGACGGCCCGGCCCCGAAGAGCCCACGGCAGGACACGCCCGGTCGGCAAGTGGCGCCGTTGCCGGCGCCGGAGCGGGCCGCTGCGGTCGTGTTGGGGCGGGGGCTGTGA
- a CDS encoding ParB N-terminal domain-containing protein has product MSIELQRTVESIQVGARHRADLGDIQALADSIREHGLLQPITVTPEGVLVCGRRRLEAIRLLHWRTVSVWVRSGVSTRLGHLLAEQDENAHRKPLNQLEAAALYRELKQLTTEDAQRRDVVTRFSAENQPGADGGAKLAPPSGGVGGRSRAQAARMVTGRASYTTLEKISAIQAMAENPENPEALREQATTELAGIEAGGPVDPAYQRLRGQVEQADASRQASLRAMAQEAVARVTAAGRTKPRTHTSARPAVVPGRWPVTAFVQTWTSLAEWWTHYDVDELARDLTEEQAGIFLDVADGTSAFAARLRISLDTTGHDVETTTEEPRTDEDTGPGADAESGESVSRQHLRAL; this is encoded by the coding sequence ATGAGTATCGAACTGCAACGCACCGTGGAGTCGATTCAGGTCGGTGCCCGTCATCGCGCCGACCTCGGCGATATCCAGGCTCTGGCTGACTCGATCCGCGAGCACGGCCTGTTGCAACCGATCACGGTCACCCCCGAAGGGGTGCTGGTGTGCGGGCGACGCCGGCTGGAAGCGATCCGGCTGCTGCACTGGCGCACGGTCAGCGTGTGGGTGCGATCGGGTGTCTCGACCCGGTTGGGGCATCTGCTGGCCGAGCAGGACGAGAATGCGCACCGCAAGCCGCTCAACCAGCTGGAGGCCGCCGCCCTGTACCGCGAGCTCAAGCAGCTCACGACCGAGGACGCCCAGCGCCGCGATGTCGTAACCCGCTTCTCGGCGGAGAATCAGCCCGGTGCTGACGGGGGTGCCAAATTGGCACCCCCGTCAGGGGGTGTCGGTGGGAGGAGCCGCGCGCAGGCCGCGCGGATGGTCACCGGCCGCGCCTCGTACACGACGCTGGAGAAGATCTCGGCGATCCAGGCCATGGCCGAGAACCCCGAGAATCCCGAGGCGCTGCGCGAGCAGGCGACGACGGAGCTGGCGGGGATCGAGGCCGGCGGGCCGGTCGACCCCGCCTATCAGCGCCTGCGCGGCCAGGTCGAGCAAGCGGACGCCTCTCGCCAGGCGTCGCTGCGCGCGATGGCCCAAGAGGCCGTCGCCCGTGTCACCGCCGCTGGACGCACCAAGCCCCGCACGCACACCTCGGCCCGGCCGGCGGTGGTGCCGGGGCGGTGGCCGGTGACGGCGTTCGTGCAGACCTGGACCTCCCTGGCGGAATGGTGGACCCACTACGACGTGGACGAGCTCGCCCGCGACCTCACCGAGGAGCAGGCCGGCATCTTCCTCGACGTCGCCGACGGCACCAGCGCCTTCGCCGCCCGCCTGCGCATCTCCCTCGACACCACCGGCCACGACGTCGAGACGACAACCGAGGAGCCCCGCACCGACGAGGACACCGGCCCCGGCGCTGATGCCGAATCAGGCGAGAGCGTCTCTCGGCAGCATCTGCGTGCTCTGTGA